A single genomic interval of Portunus trituberculatus isolate SZX2019 chromosome 41, ASM1759143v1, whole genome shotgun sequence harbors:
- the LOC123516837 gene encoding matrix metalloproteinase-21-like, producing MRLGLAVWWIVALVVVVDGAVMVRPPIHRSMAPQRYISPQDIPTQSVPSIVTNENPKETSRVLRSTKDTSGLDEQKIKEELIHSEELLEKYGYLDCVPPGSEANTRLHRLLLYRRQRLNDPPGYDTLDVRLRSPDKRMQVTILHSNHKSNKDKNQTQITTQAQTQAAGDDAPGLSPKESNTTTSNDPKESEVNTPNTKQSKVTVWDPFTGYLHHLPICSQGEIEKAIKKFQKVYHVGNGGTLDSPTVGLLSSPRCGNPDSIMEEAEIQEQGAQILVPGGSRSRRRAPQDNGASRHNEGVRGIDVPEEQYILHEEDIDHIDDVPDQEMLTKLAEELRRAADARHPKSDSHLEWEPHPEEALKRRKRWLEKMSARYTSGEEDLRLAALTSHPAVANASSANHHDRDKRSSFSYTGQRFQAKLIKWRLVTAGYSSQLDIGAQRASLALAFRMWSEVIPPVFLEQSTATIVDISIGFGKRSHLGCVTEFDGLGGELGHTLRPAQDAQIHMDDDEHFTLNSDHGTNLLKVAVHEIGHVLGLGHVAQRASVMHAVYERVLPNQGFELGCHDRKRVQNLYGPCTGAFNTVFDLLRWRPDGSLTYNTFFFRGTHFWMYENRYNRTRFGDPLDIRPEWGGIPDYIDGYAHVWTHTQDIHLIFKGDQYYVYDPRKQGIAPGYPRRIAQDFHGPPTAKRPRGRTIPNKIDTVYFDKRDENLYFFKGKKVYGYDVSKGSEGCCLPGYPRRIREAFPTVSPSTHRLSRGIDAAYYSYTDQKLYFIKGLYFWEVATFHPNDKQRNNSVVGPFYVHTKWHYICDTEIEPFDPNTVS from the exons ATGCGCCTCGGACTAGCGGTGTGGTGGATAGTGGcactggtggttgtggtggacgGTGCAGTGATGGTGCGACCGCCCATCCACCGCTCCATGGCTCCGCAACGCTACATCTCCCCGCAGGATATACCGACCCAAAGTGTTCCTTCGATTGTGACGAACGAAAACCCGAAGGAGACATCAAGAGTCTTGAGATCGACCAAAGACACATCTGGTCTCGATGAACAGAAAATCAAGGAGGAACTGATTCACTCAGAG GAATTACTGGAAAAGTACGGATATCTGGACTGTGTGCCGCCCGGTAGCGAAGCCAACACGCGCCTTCACCGCCTACTGCTGTACCGTCGACAACGTCTCAACGACCCTCCCGGTTATGACACTCTTGACGTCAGACTTAGGTCGCCAGATAAACGCATGCAAGTTACAATTTTGCACTCAAACCACAAgagtaataaagacaaaaacCAAACACAGATCACGACACAAGCTCAGACACAGGCCGCGGGTGACGACGCGCCAGGATTGTCACCCAAGGAGAGCAATACAACCACATCTAATGACCCAAAGGAAAGCGAGgttaacactccaaacaccaaGCAAAGCAAAGTCACGGTGTGGGATCCCTTCACGGGATACCTCCACCACCTGCCCATTTGTTCTCAAGGTGAAATAGAAAAGGCTATAAAAAAATTTCAG AAAGTGTATCACGTAGGTAATGGAGGAACGTTGGACTCTCCCACTGTGGGGCTGCTGTCTAGCCCTCGCTGCGGGAACCCAGATAGCATAATGGAGGAGGCCGAGATCCAGGAGCAAGGTGCGCAGATACTCGTACCAGGGGGCAGCAGGTCCCGCCGGAGAGCTCCACAAGATAATGGAGCGTCGCGGCATAACGAAGGTGTCAGAGGCATAGATGTTCCAGAGGAACAATACATTTTGCACGAAGAGGACATAGATCACATTGATGACGTTCCAGACCAAGAAATGTTGACGAAACTCGCTGAAGAACTGAGAAGAGCAGCTGATGCTCGACACCCTAAGTCTGACTCGCACCTGGAGTGGGAGCCTCACCCTGAG GAAGCGTTAAAGCGGCGGAAGCGGTGGCTGGAGAAAATGAGTGCACGGTACACCAGCGGGGAGGAGGACCTGCGCCTCGCCGCACTCACATCCCACCCAGCCGTGGCCAACGCCTCCTCCGCCAACCACCATGATCGAGATAAGAGGTCATCATTTAGTTATACAGGACAACGCTTCCAGGCG AAACTAATCAAGTGGCGACTGGTGACGGCGGGCTACAGCTCCCAATTGGACATCGGGGCACAGCGAGCCTCTCTGGCACTAGCTTTCCGGATGTGGTCTGAGGTCATCCCACCCGTCTTCCTAGAGCAGTCTACAGCCACCATTGTTGACATAAGCATCGGTTTCGGCAAGA GAAGTCATCTGGGGTGCGTGACTGAGTTTGATGGTCTGGGCGGTGAGCTGGGCCACACACTGAGGCCTGCACAGGACGCTCAGATTCACATGGACGACGACGAACATTTCACACTCAACTCGGACCACGGCACCAATCTCTTGAAG GTGGCAGTGCATGAGATCGGACACGTGCTGGGTCTGGGGCACGTGGCTCAGAGGGCCTCGGTGATGCATGCCGTGTATGAGCGGGTGTTACCCAACCAGGGATTCGAACTTGGCTGCCATGACCGTAAGCGTGTACAAAACCTCTATGGGCCGTGTACGGGTGCCTTTAACACGGTATTTGACCTTCTCCGCTGGCGTCCCGACGGTTCCCTCACTTACAACACCTTCTTCTTTAGGGGTACTCACTTTTGGATGTACGAGAACag GTACAACAGAACGAGGTTTGGCGATCCTCTGGACATCCGGCCCGAGTGGGGAGGCATTCCTGACTACATTGATGGTTACGCCCACGTGTGGACACACACGCAGGACATCCATCTGATTTTCAAAG GTGACCAGTACTACGTATACGACCCTCGGAAACAGGGAATAGCGCCAGGGTACCCTCGGCGCATTGCTCAGGACTTCCACGGCCCGCCCACAGCCAAGCGACCCAGAGGACGCACTATCCCCAATAAGATCGACACTGTTTACTTCGACAAAAGGGATGAAAATCTCTATTTCTTCAAGGGAAAGAAG GTGTACGGTTACGACGTGAGCAAGGGATCTGAGGGGTGCTGCCTACCTGGGTATCCTCGCCGTATACGAGAAGCATTCCCGACAGTCAGCCCGTCCACTCATCGGCTGTCGCGGGGTATCGACGCTGCCTACTACTCCTACACCGATCAAAAGCTGTACTTCATCAAA ggTCTTTATTTCTGGGAGGTGGCGACCTTCCACCCTAATGATAAGCAGCGTAACAACAGTGTGGTGGGGCCTTTCTACGTGCACACGAAGTGGCATTACATCTGCGACACGGAAATAGAGCCTTTCGACCCAAACACTGTGAGTTAG